From one Streptomyces chromofuscus genomic stretch:
- the pafA gene encoding Pup--protein ligase — protein MDRRIFGLENEYGVTCTFRGQRRLSPDEVARYLFRRVVSWGRSSNVFLRNGARLYLDVGSHPEYATPECDNVIELVTHDKAGERILEGLLVDAERRLHEEGIAGDVYLFKNNTDSAGNSYGCHENYLVARHGEFSRLADILIPFLVTRQLLCGAGKVLQTPRGAVYCVSQRAEHIWEGVSSATTRSRPIINTRDEPHADAERYRRLHVIVGDSNMSETTMLLKVGATDLVLRMIEAGTVMRDLTLENPIRAIREVSHDITGRRKVRLASGREASALEVQREYFEKAVDFCERRGIRTGVVEQVLELWGRALDAIEAEDLDRIDTEIDWVMKYKLIERYRAKHNMTMSHPRVAQIDLAYHDIHRRRGLYYLLEKKGQAARICNDLKIFEGKSVPPQTTRARLRGDFIRRAQEQRRDFTVDWVHLKLNDQAQRTVLCKDPFRSVDDRVEKLIAGM, from the coding sequence ATGGACCGCCGCATTTTCGGGCTGGAGAACGAGTACGGCGTCACGTGCACGTTCAGGGGACAGCGCCGTCTGTCGCCTGACGAGGTGGCGCGGTACCTCTTCCGCCGTGTCGTGTCATGGGGCCGCAGCAGCAATGTGTTTCTGCGGAACGGCGCCCGCCTGTATCTCGATGTGGGCTCCCACCCGGAATACGCGACACCCGAATGTGACAACGTGATCGAGCTGGTCACCCACGACAAGGCCGGAGAGCGCATTCTCGAAGGCCTCCTGGTGGACGCGGAACGACGCCTGCACGAGGAGGGAATCGCGGGCGACGTCTACCTCTTCAAGAACAACACCGACTCCGCCGGCAACTCCTACGGCTGCCACGAGAACTATCTGGTGGCCCGGCACGGGGAGTTCTCCCGGCTCGCGGACATCCTCATCCCGTTCCTGGTCACCCGGCAGCTGCTGTGCGGCGCGGGCAAGGTGCTGCAGACACCGCGCGGCGCCGTCTACTGCGTCAGCCAGCGCGCCGAGCACATCTGGGAGGGCGTCTCCTCGGCGACGACCCGCTCCCGGCCCATCATCAACACCCGCGACGAACCGCACGCGGACGCCGAGCGCTACCGCAGGCTGCACGTCATCGTCGGCGACTCGAACATGTCCGAGACGACCATGCTGCTCAAGGTCGGCGCCACCGACCTGGTGCTGCGCATGATCGAGGCGGGCACGGTGATGCGCGACCTCACCCTGGAGAACCCCATCCGGGCGATCCGCGAGGTCAGCCACGACATAACGGGCCGGCGCAAGGTGCGCCTGGCGAGCGGCCGGGAGGCCTCGGCGCTGGAGGTGCAGCGCGAGTACTTCGAGAAGGCCGTCGACTTCTGCGAGCGGCGCGGCATCCGCACCGGCGTCGTGGAGCAGGTGCTGGAGCTGTGGGGCCGGGCGCTCGACGCGATCGAGGCCGAGGACCTGGACCGGATCGACACCGAGATCGACTGGGTCATGAAGTACAAGCTCATCGAGCGGTACCGGGCCAAGCACAACATGACCATGTCGCATCCGCGGGTCGCCCAGATAGACCTCGCCTACCACGACATCCACCGCCGCCGGGGCCTGTACTACCTGCTGGAGAAAAAGGGCCAAGCCGCCCGGATCTGCAACGACTTGAAGATCTTCGAGGGCAAGTCGGTCCCGCCGCAGACCACTCGGGCCCGGCTGCGCGGCGACTTCATCCGGCGGGCGCAGGAACAGCGCCGGGACTTCACCGTGGACTGGGTCCACCTCAAGCTCAACGACCAGGCCCAGCGCACGGTCCTGTGCAAGGACCCGTTCCGTTCGGTGGACGACCGGGTGGAGAAACTGATCGCCGGTATGTGA
- a CDS encoding MFS transporter — protein sequence MAAGYAEILRTRHAARLLTGTLVGRLPNATAAIAIVLFVRAEGGSYSLAGALAAVYGVANAAGQPLLGRLVDLHGQPRVQLPAAVLSALAMAVFAFSGTEAPALSYAAVAAAGLFTPPLEGGLRALWPSVLRREDQVHTAYAMDAVAQEVMFTVGPLLVTLCVSLWSAQAALLVLNVVGVLGALSVVLSPPSRAWRSAPREAHWLGALRSPGLLALLAAFLFVGVALGSITVAAVSYADDRGGDAVYGWLLAALGLGALVGGVGYGARQWAGAPERRLRVLVALLAVCYLPPTLMPGPVAMTALTALAGVFLAPAIACAFVIVDRHAPRGTVTEAFSWLVTTFTVGASVGTGLAGPVVERGGALWGFAVPSAAGAVSLLVLLATGRVLAAPARTAVVAASSENDPNRAAEPRFSSGDRA from the coding sequence ATGGCCGCGGGATACGCGGAGATCCTCAGGACGAGACACGCCGCGAGACTGCTCACCGGCACGCTCGTGGGGCGGCTGCCCAACGCCACCGCCGCGATCGCGATCGTGCTGTTCGTCCGCGCCGAGGGCGGCTCCTACAGCCTGGCCGGGGCCCTGGCGGCCGTCTACGGAGTCGCCAACGCGGCAGGTCAGCCCCTGCTCGGACGGCTGGTCGACCTGCACGGTCAGCCGCGGGTCCAGCTGCCCGCGGCGGTGCTGTCGGCGCTCGCCATGGCCGTCTTCGCCTTCAGCGGCACCGAGGCGCCGGCGCTCTCCTACGCAGCGGTCGCCGCCGCCGGACTGTTCACGCCGCCCCTGGAGGGCGGTCTGCGCGCCCTGTGGCCGTCGGTGCTGCGCCGGGAGGACCAGGTGCACACGGCGTACGCCATGGACGCGGTGGCGCAGGAGGTGATGTTCACGGTCGGGCCGCTGCTGGTGACGCTCTGCGTGTCGCTGTGGTCGGCGCAGGCCGCGCTGCTGGTGCTGAACGTCGTCGGGGTCCTCGGCGCGCTCTCCGTGGTCCTGTCGCCGCCGTCGCGGGCCTGGCGGTCGGCGCCGCGCGAGGCCCACTGGCTGGGCGCGCTGCGCTCGCCGGGACTGCTCGCCCTGCTGGCGGCGTTCCTGTTCGTGGGCGTCGCGCTGGGCTCCATCACCGTCGCCGCCGTGTCCTACGCGGACGACCGCGGCGGTGACGCGGTGTACGGCTGGCTGCTGGCGGCCCTGGGGCTCGGCGCGCTGGTCGGGGGCGTCGGCTACGGGGCGCGGCAGTGGGCCGGCGCACCCGAGCGGCGACTTCGGGTGCTGGTCGCACTTCTGGCGGTCTGTTATCTGCCGCCGACGCTGATGCCGGGGCCGGTGGCGATGACGGCCCTGACCGCGCTGGCCGGTGTCTTCCTCGCACCCGCCATCGCATGCGCGTTCGTCATCGTCGACCGGCACGCTCCGCGAGGGACCGTCACCGAGGCGTTCTCCTGGCTTGTGACGACGTTCACCGTGGGCGCGTCCGTCGGAACGGGGCTGGCGGGGCCGGTCGTCGAGCGGGGCGGGGCCCTGTGGGGCTTCGCCGTGCCGAGCGCGGCGGGGGCCGTGTCGCTGCTGGTTCTGCTGGCCACGGGGCGGGTACTGGCAGCTCCCGCCAGAACAGCGGTCGTTGCGGCTTCATCGGAAAATGATCCAAATCGTGCTGCCGAACCCCGTTTCAGTTCAGGGGATCGGGCGTAA
- a CDS encoding LacI family DNA-binding transcriptional regulator, with translation MARSGTRPTSRDVAEAAGVSQAAVSLVLGGKWRGRVSEATAERVREAARDLGYRPNLAARNLRLGRTRTVLLVVPALTTEFFGGVYTGAARVAAEHGFGVVLYPSPEGVGPARDPFASAQAALDGVIASSMAADALTAIRGDQLPLVMLDSDPAGSLGAATVNLDIADGVRQVAEHLLGLGHRRFLHLAADVPSWTFEVRAWELAARVGAVPGTTVHTARAPMSIDGALSAAEAALGRHRATAVVCDDDKLAAGVYKAVRRLGLRVPDDVSVTGLDDLALATALDPELTTVRLDAELFGERGMRALLAVLEGREPDRGDIPVELVVRASTAPPPAP, from the coding sequence GTGGCACGATCCGGCACCCGCCCCACCAGCCGGGACGTCGCCGAGGCCGCCGGGGTCTCGCAGGCCGCCGTCTCCCTCGTGCTGGGCGGGAAGTGGCGCGGCCGCGTCTCCGAGGCGACCGCCGAACGGGTCCGGGAGGCCGCCCGCGACCTGGGCTACCGCCCCAACCTGGCCGCCCGCAACCTGCGCCTCGGACGCACGCGCACGGTCCTGCTGGTGGTCCCCGCCCTCACCACGGAGTTCTTCGGGGGCGTCTACACCGGCGCCGCGCGGGTCGCCGCCGAGCACGGCTTCGGCGTGGTGCTCTACCCCTCCCCCGAGGGCGTCGGGCCCGCCCGTGACCCCTTCGCGTCCGCCCAGGCAGCCCTGGACGGCGTCATCGCGTCCTCCATGGCCGCCGATGCCCTCACGGCCATCCGCGGCGACCAGCTGCCGCTGGTGATGCTCGACAGCGACCCGGCGGGCAGCCTGGGCGCGGCGACGGTCAACCTGGACATCGCCGACGGCGTCCGCCAGGTGGCCGAGCATCTGCTGGGCCTTGGCCACCGCCGCTTCCTGCACCTGGCGGCCGACGTCCCCTCCTGGACCTTCGAGGTGCGCGCCTGGGAGCTCGCCGCGCGCGTGGGGGCCGTGCCGGGCACGACCGTGCACACGGCGCGCGCGCCCATGTCCATCGACGGCGCCCTGAGCGCCGCCGAGGCCGCGCTCGGGCGCCACCGGGCCACCGCGGTCGTCTGCGACGACGACAAGCTCGCGGCCGGCGTGTACAAGGCCGTCCGGCGCCTCGGCCTGCGCGTCCCCGACGACGTCTCCGTCACCGGCCTCGACGACCTCGCCCTGGCCACCGCGCTCGACCCGGAGCTGACGACCGTGCGTCTGGACGCCGAGCTGTTCGGGGAGCGTGGCATGCGGGCCCTGCTGGCGGTCCTGGAGGGCCGGGAGCCGGACCGCGGTGACATCCCGGTCGAACTGGTCGTACGGGCCTCCACGGCGCCGCCACCGGCGCCCTGA
- the prcA gene encoding proteasome subunit alpha, producing MSTPFYVSPQQAMADRAEYARKGIARGRSLVVLQYADGIVFVGENPSRALHKFSEIYDRIGFAAAGKYNEYENLRIGGVRYADLRGYTYDRDDVTARGLANVYAQTLGTIFSSAAEKPYEVELVVAEVGETPEGDQIYRLPHDGSIVDEHGSVAVGGNAEQISSYLDQRHQDGMTLAEALKLAVQALSRDTNGSQREIPAERLEVAVLDRTRPQKRKFKRITGRQLARLLDADGASSATDAEDETTEDE from the coding sequence GTGTCGACGCCGTTCTATGTCTCACCTCAGCAGGCGATGGCCGACCGGGCGGAGTACGCCCGCAAGGGCATCGCCCGGGGCCGCAGCCTGGTCGTGCTGCAGTACGCCGACGGCATCGTGTTCGTCGGTGAGAACCCGTCCCGCGCGCTGCACAAGTTCAGCGAGATCTACGACCGGATCGGCTTCGCCGCCGCCGGCAAGTACAACGAGTACGAAAACCTCCGCATCGGTGGCGTCCGCTACGCCGACCTGCGCGGTTACACCTACGACCGCGACGACGTGACCGCCCGCGGCCTCGCCAACGTCTACGCCCAGACGCTGGGCACGATCTTCTCCAGCGCGGCCGAGAAGCCCTACGAGGTGGAGCTGGTCGTCGCCGAGGTGGGGGAGACGCCCGAGGGAGACCAGATCTACCGGCTGCCGCACGACGGCTCGATCGTGGACGAGCACGGCTCGGTCGCGGTCGGCGGCAACGCCGAGCAGATCAGCAGCTACCTGGACCAGCGCCACCAGGACGGCATGACCCTCGCCGAGGCGCTGAAGCTGGCCGTGCAGGCCCTGTCCCGTGACACCAACGGCAGCCAGCGGGAGATCCCCGCCGAGCGCCTCGAGGTGGCGGTGCTGGACCGGACGCGCCCGCAGAAGCGCAAGTTCAAGCGGATCACCGGCCGCCAGCTCGCCCGGCTGCTGGACGCGGACGGCGCGTCGTCCGCCACGGACGCCGAGGACGAGACCACCGAGGACGAGTAG
- the prcB gene encoding proteasome subunit beta, with protein MEANTRSTGRLPAAFLTPGSSSFMDFLAEHQPELLPGKRQLPPTQGVIEAPHGTTIVAATFPGGVVLAGDRRATMGNVIAQRDIEKVFPADEYSAVGIAGTAGLAVEMVKLFQLELEHFEKVEGAQLSLEGKANRLSTMIRSNLGMAMQGLAVVPLFAGYDVDRGKGRIFSYDVTGGRSEEQGYAATGSGSIFARGAMKKLFRADLTEDQATTLVVQALYDAADDDSATGGPDVARRIYPIVTVITEDGFRRLTEDEASEIARSILERRLEQPDGPRAALL; from the coding sequence GTGGAAGCCAACACTCGTAGCACCGGGCGTCTACCAGCTGCCTTCCTGACGCCTGGGTCCTCCTCCTTCATGGACTTCCTGGCCGAGCACCAGCCCGAGCTGCTGCCCGGCAAGCGGCAACTGCCGCCGACCCAGGGCGTGATCGAGGCGCCGCACGGCACCACGATCGTGGCCGCGACGTTCCCCGGCGGCGTGGTGCTGGCCGGTGACCGCCGCGCCACCATGGGCAACGTCATCGCGCAGCGGGACATCGAGAAGGTCTTCCCGGCGGACGAGTACTCGGCCGTCGGCATCGCCGGCACGGCTGGTCTGGCCGTCGAGATGGTCAAGCTCTTCCAGCTGGAGCTGGAGCACTTCGAGAAGGTCGAGGGCGCCCAGCTGTCCCTGGAGGGCAAGGCGAACCGGCTGTCGACGATGATCCGCTCCAACCTCGGCATGGCCATGCAGGGCCTGGCCGTGGTGCCCCTGTTCGCCGGTTACGACGTGGACCGCGGCAAGGGCCGCATCTTCTCCTACGACGTGACGGGCGGCCGCTCCGAGGAGCAGGGCTACGCGGCCACGGGCTCCGGCTCGATCTTCGCGCGCGGCGCCATGAAGAAGCTCTTCCGGGCCGACCTGACCGAGGACCAGGCCACGACCCTCGTGGTGCAGGCCCTGTACGACGCGGCAGACGACGACTCGGCGACCGGCGGTCCCGATGTCGCCCGCCGGATCTACCCGATCGTCACCGTGATCACCGAGGACGGCTTCCGCCGGCTCACCGAGGACGAGGCCTCCGAGATCGCCCGCTCGATCCTCGAGCGGCGGCTGGAGCAGCCCGACGGCCCGCGGGCCGCGCTGCTGTAG
- a CDS encoding endonuclease domain-containing protein, with amino-acid sequence MLRTVRWVRAVRSLLRRLAVIRPRASAVHVDHCRGTGRVRGVPCFNCNSGLGLLRDDPEAANRAADYVEGNAWKPTLVAPGVYQLPS; translated from the coding sequence GTGCTGCGCACGGTGCGGTGGGTCCGGGCCGTGCGCAGCCTTCTTCGGCGGCTTGCTGTGATTCGACCGAGGGCTTCCGCCGTTCATGTGGATCACTGCCGTGGGACGGGTAGGGTCCGTGGCGTACCTTGCTTCAACTGCAACTCCGGCCTCGGCCTGTTGAGGGACGATCCCGAAGCCGCGAACCGAGCTGCCGACTATGTGGAAGGAAACGCGTGGAAGCCAACACTCGTAGCACCGGGCGTCTACCAGCTGCCTTCCTGA
- a CDS encoding ubiquitin-like protein Pup encodes MAAKDTGGGQQKATRSSEEVEEQATEAQASEDLKERHEKLSDDVDSVLDEIDDVLEENAEDFVRSFVQKGGQ; translated from the coding sequence ATGGCAGCCAAGGACACCGGCGGCGGACAGCAGAAGGCGACGCGCAGCAGCGAGGAGGTCGAGGAGCAGGCGACAGAGGCGCAGGCTTCGGAGGACCTCAAGGAGCGGCACGAGAAGCTCTCGGACGACGTGGACTCGGTGCTGGACGAGATCGACGACGTCCTCGAGGAGAACGCCGAGGACTTCGTGCGGTCCTTCGTGCAAAAGGGCGGCCAGTAG
- the dop gene encoding depupylase/deamidase Dop, which translates to MTVRRVMGIETEYGISVPGHPNANAMLTSSQIVNAYAAAMHRARRARWDFEEENPLRDARGFDLAREAADASQLTDEDIGLANVILTNGARLYVDHAHPEYSAPEVTNPRDAVLWDKAGERIMAEAAERAAQLPGAQPIHLYKNNTDNKGASYGTHENYLMKRETPFSDIVRHLTPFFVSRQVFAGAGRVGIGQDGHEHGFQLSQRADYFEVEVGLETTLKRPIINTRDEPHADAEKYRRLHVIIGDANLSEISTYLKLGTTALVLSMIEDGFIAVDLAVDQPVRTLHQVSHDPSLKRLVTLRSGRALTAVQLQMEYYELARKYVEERFGADADEQTKDVLQRWEDTLNRLEHDPMSLAGELDWVAKRELMEGYRRRDSLDWDAARLHLVDLQYADVRPEKGLYNRLVSRGRMKRLLTEEQVERAKAKPPEDTRAYFRGRCLEQYADDVAAASWDSVIFDLPGRDSLQRVPTLEPLRGTRNHVKELLDRCRTAEDLVRVLSGG; encoded by the coding sequence ATGACCGTACGGCGAGTAATGGGCATCGAGACGGAGTACGGCATCTCCGTCCCCGGCCACCCGAACGCCAATGCCATGCTCACCTCGTCCCAGATCGTCAACGCCTACGCCGCGGCGATGCACCGGGCCCGCCGGGCCCGCTGGGACTTCGAGGAGGAGAATCCGCTGCGGGACGCACGGGGCTTCGACCTCGCCCGCGAGGCCGCCGACGCCAGCCAGCTCACCGACGAGGACATCGGCCTCGCGAACGTCATCCTGACCAACGGGGCCCGTCTCTACGTCGACCACGCGCACCCCGAGTACAGCGCTCCCGAGGTGACCAACCCCCGCGACGCCGTCCTCTGGGACAAGGCCGGTGAGCGGATCATGGCCGAGGCCGCCGAGCGGGCCGCCCAGCTGCCCGGTGCCCAGCCGATCCACCTGTACAAGAACAACACCGACAACAAGGGCGCGTCCTACGGCACGCACGAGAACTACCTGATGAAGCGGGAGACCCCCTTCTCGGACATCGTGCGCCACCTGACGCCCTTCTTCGTCTCCCGTCAGGTCTTCGCCGGAGCGGGCCGCGTCGGCATCGGCCAGGACGGGCACGAGCACGGCTTCCAGCTGAGTCAGCGCGCGGACTACTTCGAGGTCGAGGTCGGCCTGGAGACCACGCTGAAGCGCCCGATCATCAACACGCGCGACGAGCCGCACGCGGACGCCGAGAAGTACCGCCGGCTGCACGTGATCATCGGCGACGCGAACCTGTCGGAGATCTCGACGTACCTGAAGCTGGGCACCACGGCCCTGGTCCTGTCCATGATCGAGGACGGCTTCATCGCCGTCGACCTGGCCGTCGACCAGCCCGTGCGCACCCTGCACCAGGTCTCGCACGACCCCTCGCTGAAGCGTCTCGTCACGCTCCGCAGCGGCCGGGCCCTCACCGCGGTCCAGCTGCAGATGGAGTACTACGAGCTGGCGCGCAAGTACGTGGAGGAGCGCTTCGGCGCCGACGCCGACGAGCAGACCAAGGACGTCCTGCAGCGGTGGGAGGACACCCTCAACCGGCTGGAGCACGATCCGATGAGCCTGGCCGGCGAGCTGGACTGGGTCGCCAAGCGCGAGCTGATGGAGGGCTACCGGCGCCGTGACAGCCTCGACTGGGACGCCGCCCGGCTGCACCTGGTCGACCTGCAGTACGCCGACGTGCGCCCCGAGAAGGGCCTGTACAACCGGCTGGTCTCGCGCGGCCGGATGAAGCGCCTGCTGACCGAGGAGCAGGTCGAGCGGGCGAAGGCCAAGCCGCCGGAGGACACGCGCGCGTACTTCCGCGGGCGCTGCCTGGAGCAGTACGCCGACGACGTGGCCGCCGCCTCCTGGGACTCGGTGATCTTCGATCTGCCCGGCCGGGACTCCCTGCAGCGCGTCCCAACCCTGGAACCGCTTCGCGGAACGCGTAATCACGTCAAGGAGCTCCTGGACCGCTGTCGCACCGCCGAAGACCTGGTCAGGGTCCTGAGCGGCGGCTGA
- the arc gene encoding proteasome ATPase — protein sequence MAAHDDDMNRGIRPGRGSDDPAGQIAYLEQEIAVLRRKLADSPRHTRILEERIVELQTNLAGVSAQNERLANTLREARDQIVALKEEVDRLAQPPAGFGVFLQANEDGTADIFTGGRKLRVNVSPSVELEDLRRGQEVMLNEALNVVEAMEYERVGDIVTLKEILEDGERALVLGHTDEERVVRLAEPLLDVTIRPGDALLLEPRSGYVYEVVPKSEVEELVLEEVPDIGYEAIGGLGNQIEAIRDAVELPYLYPDLFKEHELRPPKGVLLYGPPGCGKTLIAKAVANSLAKKVAEVTGQAAGKSFFLNIKGPELLNKYVGETERQIRLVFQRAREKASEGTPVIVFFDEMESLFRTRGSGVSSDVENTIVPQLLAEIDGVEGLQNVVVIGASNREDMIDPAILRPGRLDVKIKIERPDAEAAKDIFGKYLTERLPLHTDDLTEHGGDKAMTVQSMIQTAVEHMYAESEENRFLEVTYANGDKEVLYFKDFNSGAMIENIVGRAKKMAIKDFLEHNQKGLRVSHILQACVDEFKENEDLPNTTNPDDWARISGKKGERIVYIRTLITGKQGADTGRSIDTVANTGQYL from the coding sequence GTGGCAGCCCACGACGACGACATGAACCGCGGCATCCGCCCGGGACGCGGGTCCGACGACCCGGCCGGGCAGATTGCCTACCTTGAGCAGGAGATCGCCGTCCTGCGACGCAAGCTCGCCGACTCTCCGCGGCACACGAGGATTCTCGAGGAGCGGATCGTCGAGCTGCAGACCAACCTGGCCGGCGTGTCCGCACAGAACGAGCGACTCGCCAACACGCTCCGTGAGGCCCGTGACCAGATCGTGGCCCTCAAGGAAGAGGTCGACCGGCTCGCACAGCCACCGGCCGGCTTCGGTGTCTTCCTGCAGGCGAACGAGGACGGCACCGCCGACATCTTCACGGGGGGCCGCAAGCTCCGTGTGAACGTCAGCCCCAGCGTCGAACTCGAGGACCTGCGGCGCGGCCAGGAAGTCATGCTCAACGAGGCGCTCAACGTGGTCGAGGCCATGGAGTACGAGCGCGTCGGGGACATCGTCACCCTCAAGGAGATCCTCGAGGACGGCGAGCGCGCCCTGGTGCTCGGGCACACCGACGAGGAACGGGTGGTACGGCTCGCCGAGCCGCTGCTGGACGTCACCATCCGTCCCGGCGACGCCCTGCTGCTCGAACCCCGTTCCGGCTACGTCTACGAGGTCGTGCCCAAGAGCGAGGTCGAGGAACTCGTCCTCGAAGAGGTGCCCGACATCGGCTACGAGGCCATCGGCGGCCTCGGCAACCAGATCGAGGCCATCCGGGACGCGGTCGAGCTCCCGTACCTCTACCCGGACCTGTTCAAGGAGCACGAACTGCGCCCGCCCAAGGGGGTGCTGCTCTACGGGCCGCCCGGATGCGGCAAGACGCTCATCGCCAAGGCCGTCGCCAACTCGCTGGCCAAGAAGGTCGCCGAGGTCACCGGCCAGGCCGCGGGCAAGAGCTTCTTCCTGAACATCAAGGGCCCCGAGCTGCTGAACAAGTACGTCGGTGAGACGGAGCGGCAGATCCGCCTCGTCTTCCAGCGGGCCAGGGAGAAGGCCAGCGAGGGCACCCCCGTGATCGTCTTCTTCGACGAGATGGAGTCCCTCTTCCGCACCCGCGGCTCCGGTGTCAGCTCGGACGTGGAGAACACCATCGTCCCGCAGCTGCTCGCCGAGATCGACGGTGTGGAGGGCCTGCAGAACGTGGTCGTGATCGGCGCCTCCAACCGTGAGGACATGATCGACCCCGCGATCCTGCGCCCCGGCCGGCTCGACGTGAAGATCAAGATCGAGCGTCCGGACGCCGAGGCGGCCAAGGACATCTTCGGCAAGTACCTCACCGAGCGCCTTCCGCTGCACACCGACGATCTCACCGAACACGGTGGCGACAAGGCCATGACGGTCCAGAGCATGATCCAGACCGCTGTGGAACACATGTACGCCGAATCGGAGGAGAACCGCTTCCTCGAGGTGACCTACGCCAATGGTGACAAGGAAGTCCTGTACTTCAAGGACTTCAATTCCGGCGCCATGATCGAGAACATCGTCGGCCGGGCCAAGAAGATGGCGATCAAGGACTTCCTGGAGCACAACCAGAAGGGCCTGCGGGTTTCCCACATCCTTCAGGCCTGCGTGGACGAGTTCAAGGAAAACGAGGACCTGCCGAACACCACCAACCCGGACGACTGGGCCCGCATCTCCGGAAAGAAGGGCGAGCGGATCGTGTACATCCGTACGCTCATCACCGGAAAGCAGGGCGCGGACACCGGACGCTCCATCGACACGGTGGCGAACACCGGTCAGTACCTGTAA
- a CDS encoding ferredoxin, whose protein sequence is MTVQQEAGVDGEALEVWIDQDLCTGDGICAQYAPEVFELDIDGLAYVKSADDELLQARGATTPVPLPLLTEVIDSAKECPGECIHVRRVSDSAEVYGPDAE, encoded by the coding sequence GTGACCGTGCAGCAGGAGGCCGGAGTCGACGGCGAGGCGCTGGAGGTCTGGATCGACCAGGATCTCTGTACCGGCGACGGCATCTGCGCCCAGTACGCGCCGGAGGTGTTCGAGCTGGACATCGACGGTCTGGCCTACGTGAAGAGCGCGGACGACGAGTTGTTGCAGGCCCGGGGGGCCACAACGCCCGTACCGCTGCCGCTCCTCACGGAGGTGATCGACTCGGCGAAGGAGTGTCCTGGCGAGTGCATCCACGTACGTCGGGTTTCGGACAGCGCCGAGGTCTACGGTCCGGACGCAGAGTGA
- a CDS encoding tRNA (adenine-N1)-methyltransferase, translating into MSEPTGAARRRGPFKVGDQVQLTDPKGRHYTFTLEAGKNFHTHKGSFPHDELIGAPEGSVVRTTGNVAYLALRPLLPDYVLSMPRGAAVVYPKDAGQILAFADIFPGARVVEAGVGSGSLSSFLLRAIGDQGMLHSYERRADFAEIAQANVERYFGGPHPAWQLTVGDLQDNLSDTDVDRVILDMLAPWECLEAVSKALVPGGILCCYVATTTQLARTVESIREIGCFNEPTAWETMIRNWHIEGLAVRPDHRMIGHTGFLLTARRLADGVEPPMRRRRPAKGAYGEDYAGPNADGGIGR; encoded by the coding sequence ATGTCCGAACCGACCGGTGCCGCCCGCAGGCGCGGGCCCTTCAAGGTCGGGGACCAGGTACAGCTGACCGACCCCAAGGGCCGCCACTACACGTTCACGCTCGAGGCCGGGAAGAACTTCCACACCCACAAGGGTTCCTTCCCGCACGACGAGCTGATCGGCGCTCCCGAGGGCAGCGTTGTCCGCACCACCGGAAACGTCGCCTACCTCGCGCTGCGCCCCCTGCTCCCCGACTACGTCCTGTCCATGCCCCGCGGGGCAGCCGTCGTCTACCCCAAGGACGCGGGGCAGATCCTGGCGTTCGCCGACATCTTCCCCGGCGCGCGCGTCGTGGAGGCCGGCGTCGGCTCCGGCTCGCTCAGCAGCTTCCTGCTGCGGGCCATCGGCGACCAGGGCATGCTGCACAGCTACGAGCGCCGCGCGGACTTCGCCGAGATCGCCCAGGCCAACGTGGAGCGCTACTTCGGCGGCCCGCACCCGGCCTGGCAGCTCACCGTCGGAGACCTGCAGGACAACCTGTCCGACACCGACGTCGACCGCGTCATCCTCGACATGCTCGCCCCCTGGGAGTGCCTGGAGGCCGTCTCCAAGGCGCTCGTGCCCGGCGGCATCCTGTGCTGCTACGTCGCCACCACCACCCAGCTCGCCCGGACCGTCGAGTCCATCCGCGAGATCGGCTGCTTCAACGAGCCGACCGCCTGGGAGACGATGATCCGCAACTGGCACATCGAGGGCCTGGCCGTCCGCCCGGACCACCGGATGATCGGCCACACCGGCTTCCTCCTCACCGCCCGCCGCCTCGCCGACGGCGTCGAGCCGCCCATGCGGCGCCGCCGCCCCGCCAAGGGCGCCTACGGCGAGGACTACGCCGGTCCCAACGCCGACGGAGGCATCGGCCGCTGA